In Candidatus Woesearchaeota archaeon, the following proteins share a genomic window:
- a CDS encoding ferrous iron transport protein A: MFEQPEIIPLAKLRAGEKGQIVFTGNHGAGFLQHLYDMGINEGSEIEVITSGRPGPFLVRVANTSLAIGHGIARKIMVEQ; this comes from the coding sequence ATGTTTGAACAACCAGAAATTATACCGTTAGCAAAACTTAGAGCAGGTGAAAAAGGTCAAATTGTTTTTACCGGGAACCATGGAGCAGGGTTTCTTCAACATTTATATGATATGGGCATTAATGAAGGTTCAGAAATTGAAGTAATAACTTCCGGAAGACCAGGCCCTTTTTTGGTTAGAGTAGCAAACACTTCACTGGCAATTGGGCATGGAATAGCCAGGAAGATTATGGTTGAACAGTAA
- a CDS encoding ferrous iron transport protein A: MSVSRLLYLDQLKPGQQCKLVDIDLEGATGQRLLDMGFIPGVEIKVIRNAPLVDPVELEVRGYYVSIRHAEAKHIEVSFYE; this comes from the coding sequence ATGTCGGTAAGCAGGTTATTATATTTAGACCAATTAAAACCTGGTCAGCAATGCAAGTTAGTTGATATTGATTTAGAAGGAGCTACCGGTCAGAGATTGTTAGATATGGGATTTATTCCTGGTGTCGAAATAAAAGTGATTAGAAATGCTCCTTTAGTCGACCCGGTTGAACTTGAAGTTAGAGGTTATTATGTTAGTATCCGCCATGCTGAGGCTAAACATATTGAGGTGAGTTTTTATGAATAA